In Solanum lycopersicum chromosome 3, SLM_r2.1, the genomic stretch AAATGTgttgaaattaatatttttttccttcttttctctAACTTATACACCTAAATTAATACTCCCTTCGTccgaaattatttgtcatgttgcacatgttgaaatttaatttgactaattttcaaaggtaaattggatcacattaattcgatattttaaacaaaaaaattagatattttaaaactatatgaaaagtactataaattataattttttacatattaatatgatgaaaaaatatatcgaGTCaatgtttttatagtttgactgtaaaaataaaaatggtgaTAAATAATACCGAACAGAGGAAATataaagaagggaaaaaaagtaattttcttaaaaaggaaaagaaagtcTCTTCTCTTTCTTAACCCCTCACTAATTCTTcttctgtttcttttttcttatatgGATTTAAGTCTCAAATATTTCGGTGAAGTGCCATtaattttgatggaaaagatatgaactcaattttttttggaaaagttCGAAATTATTTGTTGTAATTGTGATGAGTGATTATTAATATGAGAAAAATTACGgcaatgaataaaaaaatttaatgctattaaaatgaaaaaaaatggataTTAAGCTTGGGTGGTGGTGTATTTGCCGGCGTCGGCATGAAAGGGGAAATGGGTCTCGAAGAACATGGaggattaattttaaaaaataaaatattattttctgaaATTTCTTTTTGGATTATTTAAATAGagcttgtaaaaaaaaaaaagattcaatgTCAGTTGGCATTATTTTATTGGTAGATCTGGTGTGTATATGCGATTAAAGTACACGCATCTTTGTTATTTAActgattgtcattttatttcaaacaaataaaaatttcttaacGTTAAAGTGTTTAATAGGTACAAATCTAAATTAAAATGACTATATGAATTATGTGGACAGTTTTAAGGGATTGTATATGATTTAAgtctattttaaatttataatttaattgaaaagattataaaaatatgttattaagaaaaaaagactGACTCGGCAAAACTTGTGGGCTGGATCGATCATTttctatacaaataaaaaatgagttagTTCGATTTGACCCGTCAAATTTCAAAGCTTGTACGGATTAGCTCACGGGATCGGTCAGACATATTGACAGTTCTAGTTACACATGATGGGATAACTTAtcctaaaatgaataaatagcGTTGGAGTAATTTATCCCTCCCTCGTGGTGAAATAACAATATCAAAATAACTTTTCTCAGATAACATTACtaaaatgacaataatacctCCAAATGCTTAAATACTTTTTATTATCACTTTTCACACTGGTTTTTGGCCAATTTTAGTGCAGTTTTTGTTGTTACGATGCAATTGTTGTCTAAATTTTGCTATTTATATgccctttttattgttttgtcaAGTTTAGGTTGTGTTGGTgtcattttgtcaattttcttACTATTCTTTGAAAGCAATTTTTGATGAGTTTTGATCCAGTTTTTTTTAGGTTGTTTTATTCCGTCTTTGTCCTTCTATGTTTCGTATAAGTagatatttttatgtaagtagtttttattcatatatatatatatatatatatatatatatatataacactgATATATAAGTGAAAAACACAACATATAATTTAAGGAACACAAAAAAGATTAAGTTAAATAAGGTGGAGGTTTTGTTTTAAAGAGTAAATAATCAAGCTCtacaaaaaaaatgtgtaaaaGTTTAATAAGGTAGAGTGTATTTTtgtaatcaaataattttttttagaaagtatGTCATGCTTGTTATATTTAATACAACAAATCAAACtatcaataaaaataagctTTGAATAACTaatcttaaaataaatagtcTCAGCATaactaattcattattttttaatattacgTCATAgtacaattttatttgttatcatAAGttctaaaaatcattaaaaatattcataaatttatattatcattttttaatgaatatgttagtaaaaaaataactttatgaTGTAATTGAtaacaatcaacaataacaaaataacaatatatgcAAGACAGTACATTAACCGCATACTCAAACTTGTCACTGATtaagttataattataattcattaaACGGAAATTGTTCCTTTTTGTCAATTTTATCACTCAATTAGAACTCAGAATTTTTCGAAGGCGGTAgtaacaaatattaattgaaattaaataaataatgagttttttttttataaaatataaaagtttgggtaattttttgaatttttttaaatttctcaaatatTAAAACTTTGCCTAAATACTAGTTTTTCTAGTATTTGAAAACTTGgaatatttaacaaatatatttaccaAATTATATAGTCAAACACCACTTCTCaaagtttttctcaaattttcttGGGGCCAAACGGTcttaaaaattgattatatatttatataagaaaaactaAGAATACTAGATACAACAATATACCCTAACTACAAGTCTAAGAAAATACTCAAAATACCCTTGTCTGAcaataaagaaaagataaaatgatagaagagatacataaaagtaaaagttacataaatgtatattttttaaaattatatcaaaataagtatttttacgtgtaaaataatattttaaaattatatatataatgtcggtTTGGTTTAGTCTCGAGtttgtttttttagttgaaaccaaacccaacccaaatatagtcgAGCTTTTTTTCAACACCAACCCAAGTCAAATCAAACCACTAGccatgtttttctttatttgactCGATTTGCGATTTGACTTGGttttcgattcgattttgtACACCCCTAATATTAAGAGAATATGCATCAACCAAATCAACATGATATGACTTGttatttatcactttcatttaACTAATCCATATGGAAATTACACTCATGTGATAATAATGTGATCAAGTTGTAGCATGAGGCTGCAAAAAGGATGAATATTTCAAGTATTTTCAGTTTTAAGTAGGTCCTATTCTAGAAAGAAGAACATCTCATTCAACAAATGGTATAAGATAGAACAAAATGATACTAAGAAAATAGTCTTTGCATAATCTGGAGAGTAGTTCATTTACTGGCTTACTGCTTCTTCAACAGCAAGGGTCCAACGTTATCGCCGGTTTCCTTATTGTGCTTCACATGGCTTCCATCACATAGAGGAAAAGTCCCAGACCTCCAACACCTGCACACAAATCTCCCACTTACTAAATGTGATTCTAGCAAGAGTTCCACAATCAAGAGATCTATGACTCTCTTCTCCATTGCAGCCATCAGTAAATGTTGTTAACGCATGGTCCttgtgttaaagaatgacaaaagtcccacatcggtgattagttagatgggtggactctttataaggcttggacaattctcctccctttgagctagcttttctcctccctttgagctaacttttggggtATGAGTTAgacctaagacctaattttacatggtatggtatcagagcaaggaccgtctcacccgatgttggggtTCCCAAAATTAAATCAGAGCAAGGAccgtctcacccgatgttgggtTCCCAAAATTAAAACTGTCCACGCACCAAATGCTAAGCATGGGCGTAAGGTGGgcgttaaagaatgacaaaagtaccacatcggtgattaatgagatgggtgaacTTTTTATAAGGGTTGGACAATACTCCttcctttgagctagctttttaTAAGGGTTGGACAATACTCCTTCCTGTAGTGTTGTTTCACATTAAACGTATATATAACTCTCCTATTGAGAATACCATAGTAATTTTTGCAGGTATTATGAATACAGAAACTAAAGTTGGCAATCAAATACCTAACTATTAAGGATATAATActgaattattttcaataacatgtataacaaaaaaatatcctTCAACACCATTCTTGAAGGACTTAAGCAATATGAAAttacttataaataaaatcacatTCAATATCACTATTAGTAATAGCGCTGACTTTTTTTTTCCGATCAACCTGAACTAATTTCACAGACCAACAACAGGTATCAACTAACTACGTCTGACGGGATAATAGGACTGACTATTGATTGGACTTTATACGTGtacaactattttttttcaacttaaacCAAATAATGTCCATTTTCTCTATATAAATgaacaaaatttcttaaagaatttttcatataaaataagattttggATAAAATAAACCGTATTGATTGACCCATACCACTAGGTGGCTTGTCCCCATTTTCGCATAGGTAAGACAAAAAGGGAGAAATTGGGATAAAcaattgaataaattaaaattgtttcTAACAATTTCTATCAGCAATGcatattctagaaaatttcaacaacaaaaaaaaaagaagaaagaaatactaaaataatatgTCAAATTAAAGAAGgcgtaatacataaatatgtcattttgtatggctttaaattatgtttatgcCTTTTAACTTTgaatgtgcacaaatagacgcttaaacttatataaaattgaacaaatagacacaaaTGTCATctaaatgtcattttttgtcctacgtgtattgtgtcacGTAGaattcatgtgtttatttatttaaaaattggatagttaaagcgtttgtttgtgcattatgaaaattaaagatcaaaactaaaatttgaaattaagttTATGGTCCAATATATTGTATTATGCCATtgagaaattatgaaaatgtaTTAAGAGAGAAAATGAACCTGCAGTACGCAGTGAGAGGCTTAGAGAGTTCAGTGACGAGAACAGAGTCGACCACTTTCGCTTCATCCTTCTTAATATCTGGGTTTATAGCTTGGGCACGAACCATCACCACACGCCTTGGCTTTGCGGTGAAGGAAGATAATGCGCCGCCGCATGAGAAGCCAGGTTGAATTATGCTAGTTGTAGACGCCATTGTTGTTCTCTGTTACTATTATTTGGGAATGAGTTGATTGATAACAATGTGATGCCTAAATAAAAGGAGAAGAGAAAGGGGGTGACGAACGTGTGGCCAGCACGGTCCTCCTTGTGAATTGTGATTTTCCCCAAATCGAGTGGAAGCTACATTATCCACGTTCCTAAATTTGTGATTTCTATTCGAACGGAAAATGTCGTTCAATTTTGAGTGTGCaaaaatagacacttaaatttatataaagctGAACAAATAGACACGCATGTCctacatatcatcatacataaCTACGTGATTAGTGTAAATTGAACTACTCTTCACTTGTTAGTGAAAACATATTATCTTCttttgtttgaaattgaaataCGTAAATTAATATGGAAGGAAATCCATACATCGATTACTATTGATACTTCAAACTAGGTTTGTTCATGATTAcggttaaaaaattaatttgaatcgCAATCTGAAACCAAATCGATTTGAAAGATCGATATTTGGTTTGGTTGGATTTGGTTaagttaaattttgaaagtagatattgaattggttttggTTTTACTGTAAACCAACcgtaaaaaaataatcaaaccggaatgataaattagatatataaattttataattgtttatatattattcataaataaaatatattttgttaaattttatttaacctGAGTATTTAACTTTACTATTTTTTCAAACCCAACACTTTAGTCCAACTATACTAATCTTAAGTTTAAGTACAACAAAATTCATTTTAGTCTTTACCTACTCtacttcacataaaatagtcatattttttttatttgttcgtGTAATGATAATTCTAGGGTTGTTCAATAGCTTAATTAAGTCGACAATAACTTTTCTGTAGATTGTTTATGTACTAAGTGTTTGTCTATATCAAGATACATATGTGCTCAAAATAACTGTTGTTTTCAAATCAGAAAAACTGAACCAAATCGacgataattatttttatttgatttgattataaaaatttaaaaacccgactaaattaatttgatttgatccAAACCAACCAGAACACCCCTACTTCAAATGTTTACATGTAATCCTTCTTTTAAGGGTACATGTACAGAAGTCAGAATATAGAGCAACAAGAGTCTGCAAATTAGGTTTAGcacaagtgaaaaaaaaagataaaagatgtACTGCTATACTTTTCGAGCAAACATTGTTAATTTTGCTTCAATGGGGTTTATTATTATATGGATCGTGTTTAGTTTGACTAATAAAAGTAAACTCCACACGATGAAGaattataatttgtaaataaaataaatctcttcaaacttgatcttgattttaaaaaacattCATATCACACCTTTATACTTACTAAAAAGTTAAGATAATTGAATTTTACTCGATAAATATTCCACTAATGTAAGAATCAATAAATTTGTAATAGTGACAAGCTATTGTTGTCATTACacactgttattattattattttttatttttttttgcatatttctACGACTAATTGGGATTTGATATTGATGGTTTACcaagcaaataaaaaatcataaaaaagcaACAAAGCAAATCAGAGCTTTTATTTTTAGACACTTGTCAATTGCTCTTGCATCATCTAACAAGCGGGtcaatatgatatataatgatttttgtttaaaattcaGTAGttaaaattcaacaaatataaTTTGAGAATTCGGTGAGTTGTTAATTTAGTGGCATAATATGCGTTCTTTATACTTTATTGCTCTCTCAATTATATATTgtaaatttttgtttgttttttattttttattttaaatttaaataaataaaaattcatcaattttaaatttgcaTCATATTACTATTAGCTTCCATCTATTAAATGAACTAttgatacaataataataagataaagTGATAATCCTATTAAATAGCATGACACTGTTAAATTgaacaaacttttttttattattagctTCCATCTATTAGATGGACCATTGATACAGTAATACTAAGATAAATAATAATCCTATCAAATTATATGATATTGTTAAATTTGAACAAACCTTTTAAATTGTAACAGATAACCTTCTCTATGTATAAGTGATAATGTAAACAACGGAATGGTACATTTTTGTTcgactaattaattaatcaacctCGCTAAAACTCTATTTATCATGACGTAGCtttaagttttaattattagtcattttttttaataaaaaactatttcATTTTGCTTCCACAAGCAAGCCAGAACTAAAACCCCACTCCACTGTCAACTTAAGGATGCAAAATATAACTAATTTAGATGCGTATTAAGTTGTGatgataaattcataatttatttttaaaaaaaattaattttggagAAGTCAACAAAATTTCTAGCAATATTCGATTGATATTTCACCTATATACATGCACTTCTTTAAGGAAATTGAAAAGTTAAgactcctttttttttcctcacTATTAAGCCGACTTTTAATATAATACGTAtacctttaaatattttttaattaagctgtttgttttttttttcttcaaaaagttATAAATACTAGTATAACAATTAGATACTAAagcttaaaattaatttaataaaaattagacCGAATTAGATCCcgccttaaaaaaaaaaaaaaaaactttaacagTCCAATCGAGACGATAACTTATTTTCAAGTTTTGGCTTTGATCTAATAAAGCGGAAAGTTCAAACAAACACCTTTTGCGTTTCCATTTTccccttctttttcttcttcttctccattcTCCTGCAATTTTTCTCTGTATTTTCCATTCGCTTCTGTAAAAATGGAGAGGATTGTGGTGAGAAGAGAGAAGCTTCGAGCATGGATATTCCTCTTTCTGTCGGTTGTTTATTCCGGGAGGATGACCTTAGCGGCCAGATCTGAAAAGGAGATTAGGGCAAGGTTTTACGGTAATTTAGTAAATTCGTCCGCTCCCGAAACTAATGATGGCACTATTGCCAAAATGTTCGATCGTGTTCTCGAGAAAGAGTTCTCTGAAAACGATCAGCCTGAAGGTAAGTTTTCTCCattctctctttatttattttttcggaattagtttttttttttttttttttggtattcgCTGATTACGAGTTAAGTTGATTTTTGTTTTCGGTGCGAATATTGAGAATTGAGTACAAGTTAATGGTGTATTTCCGGTCTTTTAATGAGCTTGTGACAAATTTACTTTTGGTTATTAGAGTTTGCATATGATGTATGCTTTGAtgattgatgatgatatttatgttttatgcTTGATTCATAAACAACCTCTTCAAACAGTCCAAATAAGGCAAATGAAGTTATGAGCTTTGGTATCTCAAATCAAATTCtatttaatacaaaaaagaaagagcGATGAGCTGAATAGAGAAACCAATTGGAATTTTTAGTATGCTACAAGTTCTGGCATTTAAAATGCAACGATGCGTTCTGTCTGTGTGGTTTGCATAATGAAATGTCGGATTTATCATGTGCTTTTCTCACCTGATTAGGTTCTGATGGACGCAGCTTTAACAGTACGGTTGCTGATGAGACGGTAAGCTAAGCTATTCATACTTGTCATCAATTTACTTGAGGATCATGTTAGTTGTTATCTCTCATATTAAGATCAGTGGAAGATTATTTGCTGAAGCTTAGTTTACTCCTAAACTGCTTATTTTAGAAGGtgaagcaatatatatatatatatatatatatatatgcttatgCTTAGCTGACTTTGTCTAATTGTTTGTGTCAAAGTTGAAGACTTGCATATCCATTCTAACTTCAATGTCTTCTATGTTTTAAGTTTAGGTCCTAATCAGAATGATGAAAGGCCTAACGTTTTGACTTGCGTTTGTCAGAGTCCGACACTTTTACAATTTACTTTTGGTTCCACCTATAGAAAAATCTTTGCTCTTTTATGAAACGTttacctttatttttcattaggGAGTCCTGGAGACGGTAGCCAAAATTACCCATGAGAAGATCAAGAAGAATGAGACACAACATACAAAGTAAATAAGAAACTGTAACTAAACAGATCAATGCCTCTCCTGGCTTTGTATAAACTTTGCtgaagttatttatttattttgcctTTTGCAGTGATACTAGATCATTCAAATTGCAAGACGTTTTCTCCCTTGAAAATGAAGGTTCTGATGATGTTACTACATTGATTgacaaaaaggtaaaaaaatgtATGCTTGAATTGTTAAAAAGAACATTGGTCAATATCTCTAACGTGTGCCTAACTAGCTCTTTGTATACTGTTTTTCTTGATGACAGGATAATGTGTTTGTCATGTCAAATAAGAAATCAAAGTATCCTGTGCTTCAAGTTGATGTGAGGTCAATGTTAATCCTTTTTTATCCTGGCAATTCTGCTGAATAAACATAGATATTTAGGGATTTCATCTTTCATGTAGTTTCCACAGCTAGTGACAGGTAGATTGTGCTACAATGTGTGTCTGCAGACTTATCTCAGACTTGGTGGTGGTTATAGTCTCTGCTGCCATTGGTGGAATCATCTTTTCTTGTTTAGGACAACCGGTATGTCCTTTTAGAAGCTTATGAAGTTTTATTTGGATGATTATGATCTTATGTGATTATAAATCTAAATTTCAATTAAACCCAAGTACTTAACGTGTTTTAATCATGATTTCTTGAGGTAGGTTATTGTCGGTTATCTTCTTGCTGGCTCATTAATTGGACCCGGGGGTTTGAAATTCATCAGTGAAATGGTGCAGGTATGTAATCCTAAAGACAGCACATTGCGTATAAGGAGAAATCATGTCTGCCTGTTTGTTGTTGAAATATCCATAGATTAAGCGACAAAGTAATCTTTCCATATGATAACTTTAACCGAAAAAGCATAGAGTAAATAAGTGTCAAACCGAAAAACAATCTTGGGTTTTGTTTCATTCAGTTTCTTTATTTCATGAAGAGAGATGCTAACGTTTTGTCTGTGCTTTTGGTATGATATGCTTTTGATTTGCGGGCATGTATTATTTCGTTGTTATgtccttttctttttgtatGACTAGACTTTCATTAACAGTAGTCTGTGAAATTACTGTCATATTCTTGACTTGATACTCATTTAGTTATGATGTAAGTGTGCATCCTGAATTGAACTCTTTCAGTGTCGATTGTATTACAGGTTGAGACCGTTGCTCAGTTTGGAGTTGTCTTCCTTTTATTCGCTTTAGGTCTGGAGTTTTCCTTGACAAAGGTGCTTTATCATTCTTTGTGGTGCTTTTTCCATACAACTGTTAGAACTAATTCTTGACAAGTATCTGTGTATTTCAGTATATATCTTTCCTTACTTGGGGCAGCCTCCTAACATATTATCATGCAGCTAAAAGTTGTTGGTCCTGTTGCTGTTCTTGGAGGGTTGCTTCAAATTGTTATCCTTATGTTTCTGTGTGGCACAACTGCCATGGTATGACTGTGGAATTGAATTTCGCTTCACCAATTATTGTTGCTTACTTATGTATTCTGTTAATGTGCTGCAGTTATGTGGTGCAAACTTGTCAGAGGGAGTATTTGTTGGTTGCTTCCTATCAATGTCATCAACAGCAGTGGTATATTATAAAACCATGATTCTTATCAGTTTTTCCTTGtcttttaatataaagtaaGTCTTACTAGCAATGATTTGACCATCTTAAATAAATAGGTGGTGAAATTTCTGGTTGAGAAAAACAGCAACAATGCTCTTCATGGTCAAGTGACAATCGGAACATTGATTTTTCAGGTAAAACCTGGGTCACTACTACCAAATTTTTAATGATCATGTCCTTTGTTTCATATACATATCACTAGAAGTTTGgcccttttctttttcatttatcCCCAGGACTGTGCTGTTGGTTTATTATTCGCTTTGCTTCCTGTTCTCGGAGGTAACAGTGGGCTTTTGCATGGAATTATCTCTATGGGGAAAGTGTAAGCTTATGGGCATGCCactttttatgttgtttttcgTTTTACTTGGCAGCAATTCGAGGCTTAGATCAAGACTAAAAATTCTGTTTGCTCTGTCTAGGCTGCTGATCTTATCCATGTACCTCAGTGTTGCATCAATTTTAACTTGGTCATTTGTTCCTCGTTTTCTGAAGTTAATGATTCGGTTATCTTCTCAAGTGAGTGCTTCTCATGatcataatttcttatttattcttttcTCCACATGGAATTATCTAGAGGTGTCAAATTTGACCCATCAACGTGAAACCCGTCCAAACTTCCCAGTGATATTTTCATGTCCAGTCAAGTTGGGTTGTAGCCCAGGCTGGTCCGTAGCTTAGACAGGTCATTTACGGGTCAGTTTCTCTACCCGTGATAGTAGCTAAATGTGCATGTGCCATCCGTGTACCTCTCGCACCTGCAGACAGTGCATACCAATTAATTGATCCTTTTTTGTAAACCTTTTTTTAATGTTGTCTGACTTTTGTGTTTTGGGTGTTTGAATAAAGAATGGAAAAAATGCAAACTTTTGATTATAAGAGGTTTTCCTAAAAGTTgggttaatattttttatgtttgaataATTAAGTTGAGAAGATGCAAAATCTTAACTACAAGAGGTTTTCTTCCAAGCCGGGTGTTCTCAGAATTGAGATTTAGTCTGCATTTGTCCATAATTGtgaaattcagaaaaaaaagttaaaaagtggAGTTGTGTTCTGACATGAATAcaaattgaatttgtttttgaatttttgtgagTGATAAGTgaggttaaaaaaataatttaaagtatgAAAGCTACAATACTCAAGACGGAAAGATATCACTTCATGTCTTAAGTACAGATCTATATTAATTGCAGTATTTG encodes the following:
- the LOC101244343 gene encoding K(+) efflux antiporter 5 codes for the protein MERIVVRREKLRAWIFLFLSVVYSGRMTLAARSEKEIRARFYGNLVNSSAPETNDGTIAKMFDRVLEKEFSENDQPEGSDGRSFNSTVADETGVLETVAKITHEKIKKNETQHTNDTRSFKLQDVFSLENEGSDDVTTLIDKKDNVFVMSNKKSKYPVLQVDVRLISDLVVVIVSAAIGGIIFSCLGQPVIVGYLLAGSLIGPGGLKFISEMVQVETVAQFGVVFLLFALGLEFSLTKLKVVGPVAVLGGLLQIVILMFLCGTTAMLCGANLSEGVFVGCFLSMSSTAVVVKFLVEKNSNNALHGQVTIGTLIFQDCAVGLLFALLPVLGGNSGLLHGIISMGKVLLILSMYLSVASILTWSFVPRFLKLMIRLSSQTNELYQLAVVAFCLLSAWCSDKLGLSLELGSFVAGVMISTTDFAKHTLDQVEPIRNLFAALFLASIGMLIHVQFLWTHVDILLASVILVIVFKTTVATVITKVFGYNIRTSLIVGLLLAQIGEFAFVLLSRASNLHIVQGKMYLLLLGTTALSLVTTPVLFKLIPAIMHLGVLMHWFPVENVAPDEEKVAMIDTHNRVL
- the LOC101244055 gene encoding CDGSH iron-sulfur domain-containing protein, with product MASTTSIIQPGFSCGGALSSFTAKPRRVVMVRAQAINPDIKKDEAKVVDSVLVTELSKPLTAYCRCWRSGTFPLCDGSHVKHNKETGDNVGPLLLKKQ